A stretch of the Marasmius oreades isolate 03SP1 chromosome 8, whole genome shotgun sequence genome encodes the following:
- a CDS encoding uncharacterized protein (BUSCO:EOG09263WWI): protein MRPSPARLLNILVPVKRAVDYAVKIRVNAQQTGVDLNVKHSMNPFDEIAVEEAVRLRERFKDEIKTIKAITIGPSKSAETLRTALAMGADSAIHVEIPENAPAPEPLGVAKTLRAIIEKQKDSGGIDIVILGKQSIDDDLGQTGQMLAGLMGWSQATYASKVDLDIPKREATVVREIDGGSEEIRCKLPLVVTTDLRLNEPRYASLPNIMKAKKKPFEKLKPEDLGVDLTPQMETVKVTEPLKRVGGVKVANVDELVAKLKEAGFTAVKN from the exons ATGAGACCCTCACCTGCCAGGTTGCTCAATATTCTCGTTCCCGTCAAAAG GGCCGTTGACTATGCGGTCAAAATTCGCGTCAACGCCCAACAGACTGGTGTCGACCTGAACGTGAAACATTCCATG AACCCTTTTGATGAGATTG CTGTCGAAGAAGCCGTCCGACTACGAGAACGTTTCAAGGATGAAATCAAGACCATCAAAGCAATTACTATAGGTCCTTCTAAATCAGCAGAAACACTTCGGACAGCACTCGCTATGGGTGCAGATTCTGCCATCCACGTCGAAATTCCTGAAAACGCCCCTGCACCGGAACCACTCGGAGTCGCTAAAACTCTTCGAGCGATCATTGAAAAGCAGAAAGATAGTGGAGGAATTGACATCGTTATTCTTGGGAAACAGTCTATCGATGATGACTTGGGTCAGACAGGGCAGATGTTGGCTGGCTTGATGGGATGGTCTCAGGCTACTTACGCGAGTAAAGTGGATTTGGACATCCCGAAGAGGGAGGCAACGGTAGTGAGAGAGATTGACGGCGGTTCTGAAGAGATAAGGTGCAAGCTGCCGCTGGTGGTCACCACGGATCTTCGATTAAACG AGCCCCGATACGCCTCTCTGCCAAACATCATGAAGGCAAAGAAGAAGCCGTTTGAAAAACTCAAGCCAGAAGATCTCGGCGTGGACCTTACACCGCAGATGGAGACTGTTAAGGTTACTGAACCACTGAAACGAGTAGGTGGTGTCAAGGTTGCAAACGTAGACGAATTGGTGGCCAAACTCAAAGAGGCAGGGTTCACCGCAGTCAAGAATTAG